One genomic segment of Schistosoma haematobium chromosome 6, whole genome shotgun sequence includes these proteins:
- the ARS2_1 gene encoding Serrate RNA effector molecule, variant 2 (EggNog:ENOG410V6R9~COG:K) — MADSDEESDRRRSRDKFRRERSDHDGRRRPGDKREPFDDRSGTVGVAPAREDNRLSGEGRNDRGRSPAEPPYKRPRKDNSDDNKPSSYQRKDTKSSSVSEYDGMYRPPVIPFKRFLDPLDDLITEEEACSKYKEYKEGYMKRHTEEFFDAHKNEEWLRLRYHPDYMNERKAALSAAAKHRLDVFMELLHKGFLENQSVQMDNSENLIKLMDAVVIKLEGGSDEDLKVLEESDRNRYSDEEVVHQSQSSGPICCENKSEGEAESDEDFEHEKPNTELPRKVMPEPLHTPGSTVECRTTNRRARTESNKSGSSAPSQSSQSSDSDSGSSSDDEADESAKPKAEVDQKCNELGNIHDVARSEVDEDDDDVPTPTTAESPRGCKNEDSSVSMIIGSVNDTPVKHPIFGDPSNAPQSKCANPPRLLHKTASIFFRALPPTIMESELKELCASQPGFIRLALWEPVPERRFMRHAWATYDPSVNIKKICWALNTSTLLREKLELPNGELGATVNRDLAQRVRPLTPLTRHKPVMRQDLLLAAQLVARLDAKHNLWSHLEIPDSTNDLNTIGKLKINGDSEFKNICDYTALEMAIKSKNPLLKNLTDYLVDEGGSEEEALIAETQAEGEGCDNSSNTVVGRVHTVTLESDPNLARTLDLLILYLRIVHSMDYYAGAIYPMEDLMPHRCGILHARGDRGINPVPGARPSGLAFTQREINDHLQNFALKLRTLIEVPKDLTEEEMKKLGMRDPEKAAEEFVEANIQKRTGKKKP, encoded by the exons ATGGCAGATTCCGATGAAGAATCCGATCGCCGTCGTAGCCGTGACAAATTTCGCCGTGAACGTAGTGATCACGATGGACGTCGTCGTCCTGGTGATAAACGAGAGCCATTCGACGACCGATCAGGTACTGTAGGTGTTGCACCGGCTCGTGAAGATAATCGTTTGTCAGGTGAAGGTCGGAATGACCGTGGACGATCACCTGCAGAACCTCCTTACAAAAGACCTCGTAAAGATAACAGTGATGATAATAAACCAAGTTCATACCAGCGAAAGGATACCAAAAGTTCAAGTGTCTCGGAATACGATGGCATGTACAGGCCTCCAGTAATACCATTTAAACGGTTTCTTGATCCTTTGGACGACTTGATAACTGAAGAAGAGGCGTGTAGTAAATACAAAGAATACAAAGAAGGATATATGAAGCGTCATACCGAAGAGTTCTTTGATGCACACAAAAATGAGGAATG GCTTCGTCTTCGTTATCATCCCGATTACATGAATGAAAGAAAAGCCGCTCTTAGCGCAGCAGCCAAGCATCGTCTAGATGTTTTCATGGAGCTTTTACATAAAGGCTTTCTCGAAAATCAGTCTGTTCAGATGGACAATAGTGAGAATCTCATAAAACTCATGGATGCTGTTGTTATCAAACTTGAAGGTGGTTCTGATGAAGACCTAAAGGTACTTGAAGAATCTGATCGTAATAGATATTCAGACGAAGAAGTAGTACATCAGTCTCAG TCTTCTGGACCTATTTGTTGTGAAAATAAAAGTGAAGGAGAGGCTGAATCTGATGAAGATTTCGAACATGAGAAGCCTAACACAGAACTTCCTAGAAAAGTGATGCCAGAACCTCTTCACACTCCAGGTTCTACTGTGGAGTGTCGAACAACTAACCGACGTGCACGAACTGAGTCAAACAAGTCTGGTAGCTCAGCTCCTTCACAAAGTAGCCAGAGTAGCGATAGTGACAGTGGTTCTTCAAGCGATGACGAAGCTGATGAAAGCGCCAAACCTAAAGCTGAAGTTGATCAGAAGTGTA ATGAACTCGGTAATATTCATGACGTTGCAAGGTCTGAAGTTGACGAAGATGACGACGATGTACCCACTCCTACAACTGCCGAGTCCCCAAGAGGATGTAAAAATGAAGACTCTTCTGTTTCTATGATCATCGGCTCGGTAAATGATACACCTGTCAAACATCCTATTTTTGGAGATCCTTCCAACGCTCCTCAGTCCAAGTGTGCAAATCCACCAAGACTGCTACATAAAACTGCCTCTATATTCTTCCGAGCGTTACCTCCAACTATAATGGAAAGCGAACTCAAAGAG CTTTGCGCTTCTCAACCTGGATTCATAAGATTGGCTCTTTGGGAACCTGTTCCTGAACGTCGATTTATGCGACATGCATGGGCCACATATGATCCTTCTGTTAACATCAAAAAGATATGTTGGGCGTTAAATACCAGTACCTTATTACGCGAAAAACTTGAACTGCCAAACGGAGAATTAGGTGCTACGGTTAATCGTGATTTAGCCCAGAGAGTTCGTCCTCTTACTCCTCTCACACGTCATAAACCAGTTATGCGACAAGATTTACTCTTGGCTGCGCAACTTGTCGCACGTTTAGATGCTAAACATAAtctatggagtcatttggaaatTCCTGATAGTACAAATGATTTGAATACGATTGGTAAGCTCAAAATCAATGGTGATTCGGAGTTTAAGAATATTTGTGATTATACAGCTCTGGAAATGGCTATTAAGAGTAAAAATCCATTACTTAAAAATCTGACAGACTATCTTGTTGATGAAGGTGGAAGTGAAGAAGAAGCACTTATAG CGGAAACTCAAGCAGAGGGTGAAGGATGTGACAATAGTAGTAATACTGTAGTTGGACGTGTTCACACTGTAACATTGGAATCCGACCCTAATTTGGCTCGTACTTTAGATTTGTTAATACTCTATTTACGTATTGTCCATTCTATGGATTACTATGCAGGAGCTATCTATCCCATGGAGGATCTCATGCCTCATCGATGTGGAATTCTTCATGCAAGAGGTGACAGAGGAATAAATCCTGTTCCTGGTGCTCGTCCTAGTGGTCTGGCTTTCACTCAAAGAGAAATTAATGATCACCTTCAG AATTTCGCTTTAAAATTGCGTACTCTTATCGAGGTACCAAAAGATttaactgaagaggaaatgaaAAAGTTAGGTATGCGAGATCCTGAAAAAGCTGCAGAAGA
- a CDS encoding hypothetical protein (EggNog:ENOG410VAJ0~COG:S), whose protein sequence is MVRIVVKRGDQVFFMIDRLSSTPVEELITEICEIYNGILKIHRICGEMEELAKHGVTLPPNMQGLTEEQICDLKLEDEWGKKCIPSGGYVECKDEIGRRNGVAPTEKMVEVLKRTIDESKQLISRDLVKKDISIEKSVVREALMMLIGAVTIVYPMGLPPYDPIKLEFDNEEDLSGTYASQEVITADNASLWFSGKEMHREKILSDYVGRNDKTKIIAKLSKRGTGAPAREPIVNEEQQRAMMAYYYKRQEEWKKLEADDDDCYLNSAWAEPNQLKRQFHGLTNIKWGPK, encoded by the exons ATGGTTAGGATTGTAGTCAAGAGGGGGGACCAGGTTTTTTTTATGATTGACCGCCTGTCAAGCACTCCTGTTGAAGAATTGATAACCGAAATTTGTGAAATATACAATGGCATCCTTAAAATTCATCGGATATGTGGAGAAATGGAAGAGTTAGCAAAACATGGTGTTACTCTACCACCAAATATGCAA GGTCTTACAGAGGAACAAATTTGCGACTTAAAACTTGAAGACGAATGGGGAAAGAAGTGTATTCCTAGTGGTGGTTACGTTGAGTGCAAGGACGAAATAGGTAGGAGAAATGGTGTCG CACCGACCGAGAAAATGGTGGAAGTGTTAAAAAGAACAATTGATGAATCCAAGCAGCTGATTTCTCGAGATCTCGTTAAGAAAGATATCAGTATCGAGAAGAGTGTTGTTCGAGAAGCATTGATGATGCTTATTGGTGCAGTAACCATCGTTTATCCTATGGGTCTCCCTCCATATGATCCTATTAAATTGGAGTTTGACAATGAGGAAGATTTAAGTGGAACATAT GCATCACAAGAAGTAATCACAGCAGATAATGCTAGTTTATGGTTTTCAGGAAAAGAAATGCATCGTGAAAAAATTCTATCAGATTATGTTGGACGTAATGATAAAACTAAAATTATTGCTAAATTATCAAAACGTGGCACTGGTGCACCAGCACGTGAACCTATTGTAAATGAAGAACAACAACGTGCTATGATGGCATATTATTATAAAAGACAAGAAGAATGGAAAAAACTTGaagctgatgatgatgattgttattTAAATTCAGCTTGGGCTGAACCTAATCAATTAAAAcgacaatttcatggattaactAATATTAAATGGGGTCCAAAATAA